The Miscanthus floridulus cultivar M001 chromosome 7, ASM1932011v1, whole genome shotgun sequence genome includes a region encoding these proteins:
- the LOC136468122 gene encoding protein EMBRYO SAC DEVELOPMENT ARREST 30-like: MLLKSKFKLATAIGIVLSMLSLLVHLFLANYSAGGITKYTMHMDDVLPFGPRPRPRRLWGPLVPLDHLHPFAKPSKSYAAPGKHNGFIYAKIYGGFEKIQSSICDLVAVARLLNATLVIPEIQATTRAKGISPKFKSFSYLYDEDHFIHALSSDVVIVHGLPKDLREARKKIKFPTVSPRNSATPEYYIKEVLPRLVKSKVLGIIVNGGNCLQSILPSSLEEFQKLRCRVAFHALRLRPQIQALGSQIVGRLRASGRPYVAYHPGLLRDTLAFHGCAELFQDIHTELIQYRRNQMIKRGTVKEQLTVDSVSRKMAGLCPLMPEEVGLLLQALGYPPTTIIFLAGSETFGGQRMLIPLRAMFANLVDRTSLCSQRELFDLVGPEDPLTPDLPQPPPPKSEKQLIEEWKRAGPRPRPRPPPPARPFYAHEKEGWYGWIGENDMEPDASLIEFRRQAHRLLWDALDYFVSVEADAFFPGFHNDGSGWPDYSSLVMGHRLYQTPSGITYRPERKIIAALFEDVNDHRYHPPRNWTIAAREHLNRSASVEGVVSSAMSSRPVSFLAHPLPECSCRTLKSPAVQSVKDSNGRFLFGGEEECPDWMARSLATASARNNEPQNEDYEDELPEDGSSSDTQESDRSDSNKSSGQDEEMDPDD; the protein is encoded by the exons ATGCTGCTCAAAAGCAAGTTTAAGTTGGCCACAGCCATTGGCATCGTGCTGTCGATGCTATCGCTGCTCGTGCACCTTTTTCTTGCTAATTATTCAGCTGGGGGCATTACAAAGTACACCATGCACATGGACGATGTCCTTCCATTTGGACCG AGGCCTCGACCACGGAGACTGTGGGGTCCATTGGTCCCACTTGATCACTTGCATCCTTTTGCGAAACCTAGCAAATCATATGCTG CTCCCGGTAAGCATAATGGTTTTATTTATGCAAAGATATATGGTGGCTTTGAGAAGATACAGTCTTCA ATCTGTGATCTTGTTGCCGTTGCCAGGCTATTAAATGCCACTCTGGTTATTCCTGAGATACAAGCAACTACTCGTGCAAAAGGCATCAG TCCGAAGTTCAAAAGCTTTTCTTATCTATACGATGAAGATCATTTCATACATGCACTTTCCAGTGATGTGGTTATTGTGCATGGCTTGCCAAAGGATCTCAGGGAGGCTAGGAAAAAGATAAAATTTCCCACAGTATCTCCTAGGAATTCTGCTACTCCAGAATACTACATCAAAGAAGTATTACCCAGACTTGTAAAATCAAAAGTTCTTGGGATAATTGTTAATGGAGGTAATTGTCTTCAG TCAATTCTCCCTTCAAGCTTGGAGGAATTTCAGAAGCTTAGATGCAGGGTAGCCTTCCATGCTCTAAGGTTGCGCCCTCAAATTCAGGCTCTTGGGAGCCAAATAGTAGGAAG GTTGCGAGCATCTGGCCGTCCTTATGTGGCCTATCACCCAGGACTGCTTAGAGATACTCTAGCCTTTCATGGTTGCGCTGAACTGTTCCAG GATATTCATACAGAGCTTATTCAGTATAGAAGGAATCAGATGATTAAACGAGGAACAGTAAAGGAGCAGCTAACAGTTGATTCAGTGTCCAGGAAGATGGCTGGTTTGTGTCCACTCATGCCAGAAGAG GTTGGACTTCTACTTCAAGCATTAGGTTACCCACCAACTACAATAATATTCTTGGCTGGTTCCGAGacttttggtggacaaagaaTGCTTATTCCTCTACGAGCTATGTTTGCTAACCTAGTTGATCGCACTTCACTATGTAGTCAGAGGGAGCTGTTTGATTTAGTTGGGCCAGAAGATCCTCTAACCCCAGATTTGCCACAGCCTCCACCTCCCAAAAGTGAAAAACAACTCATTGAAGAATGGAAGAGAGCAGGGCCTCGTCCAAGACCGCGGCCTCCACCTCCTGCAAGGCCATTCTATGCCCATGAGAAGGAAGGCTGGTATGGTTGGATTGGTGAGAATGACATGGAACCGGATGCTTCATTGATTGAGTTCAGGAGGCAAGCACACCGGTTGCTCTGGGATGCACTTGATTATTTTGTTTCTGTCGAAGCTGATGCCTTCTTCCCCGGGTTTCACAATGACGGGAGTGGTTGGCCAGACTACTCAAGTTTGGTCATGGGGCACCGGTTATACCAAACACCTTCCGGTATAACCTACAGGCCTGAAAG AAAGATTATTGCTGCGCTGTTTGAAGATGTTAATGATCATCGGTATCATCCACCGCGGAATTGGACAATTGCTGCACGTGAGCACCTCAACAGGAGTGCAAGTGTGGAAGGCGTCGTGTCATCAGCTATGTCGTCAAGACCTGTATCTTTTCTCGCCCACCCTTTGCCAGAGTGCTCTTGCAGAACGCTGAAGTCACCTGCTGTTCAATCGGTGAAAGACAGCAATGGCAGATTCCTATTTGGAGGTGAGGAAGAGTGTCCTGATTGGATGGCACGCAGCCTTGCAACGGCGTCTGCCAGGAATAATGAACCTCAAAATGAGGACTATGAGGATGAGTTGCCTGAAGATGGCTCTAGCTCAGACACGCAGGAATCTGACAGAAGTGACTCCAATAAATCTTCAGGGCAAGATGAAGAGATGGATCCGGATGATTAG